Proteins encoded together in one Onychomys torridus chromosome 1, mOncTor1.1, whole genome shotgun sequence window:
- the LOC118579520 gene encoding olfactory receptor 5A2-like: protein MAAGRNNTVVTKFILLGFSDQPQMKVFLFMLFLGIYVLTLAWNLSLITLIRMDTHLHTPMYFFLSNLSFLDICYSSSAAPKMLSDIITNQNTISFVGCATQYFVFCGLGLSECLLLAAMAYDRYAAVCKPLLYMTLMSHTLCLKLVAGAYMGGFLSSLIETFSIYQQDFCRPNIINHFFCDLPPVLSLACSDIFTSQVVTFILGVIVGVMSVLEVLISYGYIVAAVLKISSAKGRSKAFSTSASHLTAVTLFYGSGLFMYMRPSSSYSLSQNKVVSVFYAVVIPMMNPIIYSLRNKDIKNAVRKAVERDYKLSHEHSFF from the coding sequence ATGGCTGCAGGAAGAAACAACACAGTTGTGACTAAATTCATCCTCCTGGGGTTTTCAGATCAACCTCAAATGAAGGTTTTCCTTTTCATGCTCTTTCTGGGTATTTACGTCCTGACCCTAGCCTGGAACCTGAGCCTCATCACACTCATCAGGATGGACACTcacctccacacacccatgtacttcttcctcagtAACCTCTCTTTCTTAGACATCTGTTATTCATCCTCTGCTGCCCCAAAGATGCTTTCTGACATCATCACAAATCAGAACACTATTTCCTTTGTTGGCTGTGCCACACAGTACTTTGTCTTCTGTGGACTGGGGCTGAGTGAATGCTTGCTCCTGGcagccatggcctatgaccgGTATGCTGCAGTCTGCAAGCCACTGCTCTACATGACTCTCATGTCCCACACTCTGTGTTTAAAGTTGGTGGCTGGTGCCTACATGGGTGGTTTCCTTAGTTCTCTGATTGAAACATTCTCTATCTACCAGCAAGATTTCTGTAGGCCCAACATAATCAACCACTTCTTCTGTGACCTTCCTCCAGTCCTGTCTCTGGCCTGCTCTGACATCTTCACCAGTCAGGTGGTGACCTTCATTTTGGGTGTTATTGTGGGAGTGATGTCTGTCCTTGAAGTCCTCATCTCTTATGGATACATTGTTGCTGCTGTCCTAAAGATCAGCTCAGCTAAAGGTAGGTCTAAGGCCTTCAGCACCAGTGCATCTCACCTGACTGCTGTGACCCTCTTCTATGGCTCTGGTCTCTTCATGTATATGAGACCCAGTTCCAGCTATTCCCTCAGCCAAAACAAGGTGGTGTCTGTATTCTATGCAGTGGTGATTCCCATGATGAACCCCATCATCTATAGCCTCAGAAATAAGGACATTAAAAATGCCGTAAGGAAAGCTGTCGAAAGGGACTACAAGCTTTCTCATGAGCATTCATTCTTCTGA
- the LOC118577733 gene encoding olfactory receptor 5AN1-like, producing the protein MTGGGNITKITQFILLGFSDFPRVIALLFVIFLILYITTLTWNLSLLVLIRMDSHLHTPMYFFLSNLSSIDLCYITSTVPKMLSNFFQEKQTISYVGCIVQYFIFSIMALCECCLMTAMAYDRYAAICNPLLYSSVMSPTLCARMVLGSYTAGLIGSLSQICALLQLHFCGPNVIRHFFCDISQLLNLSCTDTFFAQILLAILTILFGLTNALVIMISYGYIVLSIMKITSAKGRSKAFNTCASHLTAVSLFYISGIIVYLSSSSGGSSSFDRFTSVFYSVVIPMLNPLIYSLRNKEIKDARKRLQKKTICSQGHR; encoded by the coding sequence ATGACTGGGGGAGGAAATATTACCAAGATCACCCAGTTCATCCTCCTGGGATTCTCCGATTTCCCGCGAGTCATAGCACTGCTCTTTGTTATATTCCTCATCCTTTACATTACAACACTGACCTGGAACCTGTCCCTTCTTGTTTTAATAAGGATGGATTCCCACCTCCACACTcccatgtatttcttcctcaGTAATCTGTCCTCTATAGACCTATGCTATATCACCTCAACAGTCCCCAAGATGCTTTCCAACTTCTTCCAGGAAAAACAAACTATCAGCTATGTGGGCTGCATAGTTCAATACTTCATCTTTTCCATTATGGCATTGTGTGAATGCTGCCTCATGACAGCCATGGCCTATGACAGGTATGCTGCCATTTGTAACCCACTGCTCTATTCATCAGTCATGTCACCCACCCTCTGTGCTCGCATGGTGCTGGGAAGCTACACAGCAGGACTCATAGGTTCCTTATCTCAGATATGTGCCTTGCTGCAGCTCCACTTCTGTGGACCTAATGTCATCAGACATTTCTTCTGTGACATATCACAGCTGTTAAATCTATCCTGCACTGATACTTTCTTTGCACAGATCCTGCTTGCTATATTAACAATATTGTTTGGGCTTACAAATGCCTTAGTCATCATGATATCCTATGGTTATATAGTCTTGTCCATCATGAAGATCACTTCAGCTAAAGGCAGGTCTAAGGCATTTAACACCTGTGCTTCTCACCTGACAGCTGTTTCTCTCTTCTACATTTCTGGCATCATTGTCTATTTGAGTTCCAGCTCTGGGGGCTCCTCCAGCTTTGACAGGTTTACATCTGTCTTCTACAGTGTGGTGATTCCCATGTTGAATCCTTTGATATATAGTCTGAGGAACAAGGAAATCAAAGATGCCAGGAAGAGGTTGCAGAAAAAGACAATCTGCAGCCAAGGACACAGATAA